In Glandiceps talaboti chromosome 16, keGlaTala1.1, whole genome shotgun sequence, a single window of DNA contains:
- the LOC144447274 gene encoding uncharacterized protein LOC144447274, with protein sequence MDVVGAHLSKVLLITVLWCKVGDTLLCKSCETTPTCDPKTKSCLTCDNTVTCSDDDLCMVTWWIDDTTESEAFASYQCFPAKFSPGIYGSRCEATKKEGALTCLCNTDNCNKVVYLPDGILPEFKEENETAVTYDYGNGSSPMEMYPTTENGDNNTTTQTISSMETNFIVAITLSVTIPLVVFGILVTVISCVHKQKLRKLRQKIEEHQEFRKGSASHDMRSYVDFTFESESKIGMGENIQMSDFTVSDSTDADSNQNLTIQLQALVSQGQFAKIWKGTLAKDGFQRSVAVKIFPAHEYKSWTQETDLYTDISVCLQHPNILEFIGSEERTRGSLKQYWLVTAFQEQGSVRDYLCKNIISWNELCTLGKTLFAGAAYMHSYAVGQDYLPKIPVAHRDIKSANVLIKIDGTCAISDFGLALKLDPSISINELANSGQVGTPRYMAPEALDSKVNLNDIESFKQCDMYALALVLWEMLSRCSILADVGDYQLPFSNRVRNNPTIELMKGVLLRDKYRPDIPPSWTEHKGMRVLVDTMVDCWDDDPEARLTASCVESRICNLSRLDDADFDIFTEDTRLLDDFDSGMASSVSQVTSSHDSTSLSSPNHSPHKVPRNSKKSITSLDFSDESGMYKPDIASPSHRNRYNSARGYMKSVNSDITEENEIIELASDDDLPTFPESIDISFG encoded by the exons ATGGACGTGGTAGGAGCTCATTTATCTAAGGTGTTGttaattacag ttttatgGTGTAAAGTGGGAGACACACTTCTTTGCAAGAGTTGTGAAACGACGCCAACATGCGATCCGAAAACGAAATCCTGTCTTACCTGTGACAACACAGTTACCTGTAGTGATGATGATCTGTGCATGGTGACATGGTGGATTGATGACACCACCGAATCAGAAGCCTTCGCCAGCTACCAGTGTTTCCCGGCAAAATTTTCACCTGGGATATATGGATCAAGGTGTGAAGCTACCAAAAAAGAGGGCGCCCTCACCTGTCTATGTAATACCGACAACTGCAACAAGGTTGTCTATCTACCAGATGGAATCTTGCCAGAGTTCAAAGAAGAGAATGAGACCGCAGTCACCTATGATTACGGCAACGGTTCTTCACCGATGGAAATGTAccctacaactgaaaatg GTGATaataacacaacaacacaaacgATTTCTTCAATGGAAACCAACTTCATCGTCGCCATAACATTGTCAGTGACTATCCCTCTAGTTGTGTTTGGAATTCTTGTAACAGTCATTTCGTGTGTTCACAAACAGAAACTCAGAAAACTGAGACAGAAGATAGAGGAACATCAAGAGTTTCGTAAAGGTAGCGCCAGTCATGACATGCGTAGTTACGTCGACTTCACTTTCGAATCGGAGTCTAAGATTGGAATGGGcgaaaatattcaaatgtccGATTTCACTGTGAGTGACAGCACTGATGCAGATTCGAATCAAAATCTAACAATTCAACTTCAAGCACTCGTAAGCCAGGGACAGTTTGCCAAAATATGGAAAGGTACCTTGGCTAAAGACGGCTTCCAAAGATCAGTAGCTGTGAAGATTTTTCCCGCCCACGAATACAAAAGTTGGACTCAGGAGACGGACCTTTATACAGATATATCAGTATGCCTTCAACATCCTAATATTTTAGAATTTATCGGAAGCGAGGAAAGAACTAGGGGATCTCTGAAACAATATTGGTTAGTGACGGCATTTCAGGAGCAGGGATCGGTGAGAGATTATTTGTGCAAAAATATTATATCGTGGAATGAACTGTGTACCCTAGGAAAAACTTTGTTTGCTGGGGCAGCCTACATGCACTCATATGCGGTAGGTCAGGACTACCTTCCTAAGATACCTGTGGCACACAGAGACATAAAAAGTGCAAATGTACTGATTAAAATTGATGGAACTTGTGCTATATCTGACTTTGGCCTGGCTCTGAAATTGGACCCAAGTATTTCTATAAATGAACTGGCGAACAGCGGACag GTTGGCACGCCCAGATACATGGCGCCAGAAGCTTTGGATTCAAAGGTAAACCTGAATGATATAGAATCGTTCAAGCAGTGTGATATGTATGCTTTGGCTTTGGTGTTGTGGGAGATGCTGTCGAGATGCTCCATTCTAGCCG ATGTTGGCGACTATCAGTTACCGTTTAGTAACCGTGTACGAAATAACCCAACGATAGAACTGATGAAGGGTGTCTTGCTACGAGATAAATACCGACCAGATATACCACCCTCTTGGACGGAGCATAAG GGTATGCGAGTATTGGTGGACACGATGGTTGATTGTTGGGATGATGATCCCGAAGCACGACTTACAGCCTCGTGTGTCGAATCGAGGATTTGTAATCTTTCTCGCCTTGACGATGCAGACTTCGATATATTTACAGAAGACACTCGATTACTTGACGATTTTGATTCCGGCATGGCTTCATCCGTGTCGCAAGTGACATCATCACACGATTCTACCAGCCTGAGTAGTCCTAACCATAGCCCTCACAAAGTACCCCGAAATAGTAAAAAGTCGATTACGTCATTGGACTTTAGTGACGAGAGTGGAATGTATAAACCTGATATTGCCAGTCCAAGTCATCGTAATAGATATAATAGTGCAAGGGGATACATGAAATCCGTCAATTCCGATATAACGGAAGAAAATGAGATTATCGAACTAGCAAGTGACGATGATTTGCCGACATTCCCCGAATCAATTGACATATCATTCGGGTGA